The genomic window ACTTGATACGGGTTTTTTTGTCCGCCGCAAAAGATGCCGCCAACCCCGGTCCCAGGAGAAAAATTCCGGTTGCCAGAAGAACCAGAACGTACGAAGTAACTTTCCGCAGCCATATCGAGAGGGACAGCGCGGGTGGTCTCAAGGAATTTTTCAACAATAGATTCGATTTCAAGGATAAAGATTTCAAGTCAAAAAAGTTCCCCGGACAATTCCAATAAACGCTTTGCCTTTATTTTTGCCACCTCGTTGGCCAAACGTTGCTCAGGAAGAATATTAGACGGAGTTTCAATCACCGCCTTCAATTGATGTTCAAAAAGATTTTTGTCCTGGACTTGAACGGCGTAGGTTTTTGCATATAAAACGCGGGATAATAAAAACCGGTTGCTGGTCAGCTCCATACTTTTCAAAAAATGCTTGCGGGACTTTTTAGGATCTCCGCCCAACAACTTGCTCCGGCTTCCATAGAAAGCACCAAGAAACGTATGCGGACCCGCAAAATGATAGGTTTCGTCCAGCTCCAGCACCAGGTTCATCAGCAATTCGACTTTCGAGACATCCGCAAATGCATTGGGAATGTCGAGACTGAGCATCAACCAGCCTCCCCAGCATTGCCCAAGCCAGAACAGAGAAGGAACATGTTTTGGACCCATCTTTTTCAAGGCGATTTCGAATCGCTCCAACCCCAATTTGTCCATGCCTTTGACATCCGTCTCCGCCTCAATAGCGCGCAGAGCATATTCTTTGCCTCTCAGATAGAGGGCCGATGCCCGGTCAGGATGCTTCTCTTCCACAAAACTGAACGCATAACTGCAAAACCCCTCCGCCAGGCCATGCAACAGGGTCAGGTTCTTCTCATCGCCCTTCAAAAACCCTTCCATCAATTTCAAATTAGCGGGGATGGCCTTCTCAGCCAGATCAGGGTCCGTTTCCTCCTGCATGGCGGCAATTTGCCCCGCCATCAAAGGCATGGCCGCCCGCACCGCCACCTTTTGGGTGGAACAACCCCAAAAAATTAAACTCAGAAAAAGGATTAATAAATTTATTTTTTTCATTAATGAACAATGTATCAGAACCCTTGGTCCACAACAACTGCACAACGAAAATTTTGACATAAAATTTGCAATTTGCTAACATCGCGGAAAGATAGAAGGAACAAGGGATTATCCTCCTGTTTTGCCCGGTATTATAATCTCGATCGAACATGAGGAGCTTTCGTTGAACCCCTCCGATGGGAAAATAAATGTGAATCAAAAAACCGAAGAAAAGAGCATCCGCTGGATGAAACTCGTTCTTTTTGGTTCAGGAGGCGTCTTTATTTTAGTGGGCGTGATAAGGCAATGGCCCATTGTGGGGAAAACGTATATGCAGTTTATCGAAGGGGACGGATACCTTTCACTCATGCTGGGGTTGATCATGGTTGTTCTCGGATTCTCCGTTCGTCTGTTCACAGGAGAAGAAGAAGTCAACTAAGCTCCCGCGCGGGAAGAAAAGTTCTGCACCAATAGGGTTCCGTCATCCATAAACCCATTGCCCGTAGACATTGGTTCCTGCGTCACGCTGGCTCACCCGAAAATTTTTTCGAGATTCACGTTATGAATGAAGAATTAGAAGGTGAAGGATTTGTAATCAAGGACAAGCGATCCTCCCAGATTTCAGAGGAAGATGCGGCTTCCCAGGAACAGGAAAAGGTGCAGGAACCCCCCGCCCAGGAAGAAGCCGCGAACCAAGAAGCGCCGTTTCAAATCGACTTTTCCACTTTTGTTCTTTCCCTCACCTCTTCTGCTTTTTATCATCTCGGGGATATGCCCGATCCGGCCACCGGCCAGACCGAAACCAACCTTCCCGCCGTCCAGCAAACCATCGACATGCTTCTGATGTTGAAGGAAAAAACCAAAGCCAATCTCACTCCAGACGAAGCCAAACTGCTGGAGCAGTTGATTTATGAACTACAGATGAAATACGTCGAGAAGACCAAAAAGTAACGCCCGCCCCTCCTCAACCTGAAATTGAATTCCACAATATTCTTCCCTCCGATACGTTAAAAACTGTTTGTACATAGCAACCCTCGAGTGATACCCTTCAACTAAAACCTTCACAACTCCAGACGGGAATTACCCGGTAATCCTGAGCGTAAATTCTATGCCCGCACAGACCGACAACGTTGGCATGTTCATCCGCGGAATGACCCAGCCGGATGAACTGATAAAATATATTCAAGCCCGGTTTTCTGAACAGGAAATCGAGGAAACCTATGCCCGCATGGCCGAAACCGCAAAGTCCCGGGCCAAAGAGGAAGGCCTCACTCCTTTGCAGGCGTTCTGGAACCTTCTGGATCAAGCCTACAAGGAAAAAGCCCCTCCTCTGCAATGCCAAGAAGGTTGCGCCCACTGCTGTTACACCGGGGTCACTCTCACCCAGTTGGAATGGGACGGGATCCTCAATCTGGTGCGGGAAAAAGGCATCGACCTTGAAGAAGTCATCGAGCGCTCGCAAAAAACCATCCGCAAAGTCCGCGAGGTATTAAAATCCAACAAAAATCTGGAGCAGGTCGACTGGCACAACCTGGTCATCAACCAGCCCTGCCCTTTCCTTGGTGAGGACCAGGCCTGCACGATCTACGAAGACCGGCCTTTAGACTGCCGGCTGGTGGTCGCCTTTCGCGATGTCTGCCAATCCAAAAAACTGGAACACGCCCAACGCGGCGTGGTCGTCGAAGAAGCGGTGGGGTCGACGGTAGTCGCCAAACTGCAACACGATCAAACCCCAAAATTCAGACGCCGGAAATTTCACGGCACCCAACCCTTGCGCTTGTTTCAACACTGGCTGATCCTGTGGCAGGATAAGAAAAAGAAGAAAAGATAGCCTCTGCGGTTAAACAGGTTCTATTAAAATGCCCAAAATTGCACAACTGACCGCTCCCCGTACGATCGCCATTAAAGAGCGAAAACCCTTGACCGCTAACGACCACGAAGTTGTGATCGGCGTTGAAACCGCCGGCGTCTGCGGGACGGATCTCGCCCTGTTTTCAGGTGACTACCCGGTCCCCCTCCCTTTGGTGTGCGGCCACGAATTTGTGGGAATCGTTAAATCCATCGGTGACGGTGGGGACAAACGCTGGCTGGGCCGAAGGGTCACCGCAGAGATCAACAACACCTGTGTGACCTACAACCGTTCATCCCTGTGCCGCGCCTGTGAAATGGGAATGCCCGGTCATTGCCAGAAACGCACGGTGACGGGCATCATCGCGCACGATGGAGCGTTCGCGGAAGAAGTCGCAGTTGCCGCCGGAACCCTGCATGAAATTCCCGAAAACCTGGACCCGGTCCTAGCCGCACTCACCGAACCGTTAGCCGCCGCCCTGCAAACCTTTGAAATGACCCCGGTCACAGGGAAAGAGACGGTTGTGGTATGCGGACCGGGGCGATTGGGAATTCTAATTATCTTCGTCGCCGCCCTCAAGGGATGCCGCGTCATCGCCGTTTCCCGAAGCCAGGCCAAGCGGCAACGGGCGCTTCAATTCGGCGCATCGCAAGCCTGTTCGCCCGAAGAGGCGGAATCCGTCATCAAAGCGCTTACCGATGGACTGGGAGCCGACATCGCAGTCGATGCCACGGGACACCCGGATGGAATCACACAGGCGCTGTCGCTGGTACGACCGCGAGGAATTGTTTCCGTCAAAACCACCTGCGGATTGCCCGCGCGAGGATTGGACATGACGAAGCTGGTGGTCGATGAAATCCGCCTGCAGGGATCGCGTTGCGGCCCGTTCGGGCCTGCGCTTAAAATCCTTTCAAAACATCAGGATCAGCTCAAAACCCTGATAACCTCCATCCGCCCGCTGGAGCAAGCCCAGAAAGCCTTGGAAACTGCCGCCTCGGAAAACAAGGTGATGCTGAAGATGAGTCTTTAAGCGAAAGTTTTTGAAAAGATTAGCCCAATTTGGTTAAAAAAATTTTCAGACAATATAGGCTGTTGTTTACAAAAATAGCAATAGACGAACCGCGACAAAGAGCTTATATTAAAGCAATCCACAAATCTCCCACAGGAGAAATCCAAGCCCAACCCCCTAAATCCGGAGTCATGAATTTTGCTTCGGAAAGCTGTAACGATAGCTGATTAATTTGCAGGACGCCCTAAACCTGAATTAGGGGACTGTAAATAAAATTCCAAGCGCGCTATCGAAGATAATTTTTTAGGCAAGAGGGAGGGAATCAAAATGGGTAAAGAACCAGAACCTAAGGACCAAAAAGCAAAACCAGAAGATCCAAAAGCAAAACCAGAAGGTGAAGAACCTTCCACGGCCTTGGACACAGCAATATCCGCGGGTAAGAATACCCTTTTATTTCTTGTTGGTTTAATTACGATTGGATTAGTAGGTTTGTTAGTTTACGGTGTTCTCGGAGAGAAACTCATAGATCAACTTTCCGACGTTTCCGCAGCAAGGGGTTTGATCACCTTCATCCTGGCTGTTGGGACCATAGCTATCGCCATTATTCTTACGTTAACAGTTTTACTGAGTCAAAACCCGGAAATGGGGAAGCGGTTTACTCAGGGTAAGGAAGTCCTGACAATCCTGATAGGGGTTCTGGGGACAATTGTGGGGTTTTATTTTGGAACTTCCTCAGGGCCCACTGACCAACTGGAACCGTTAGCCATAAACCAGTTTGAGATATCCGAAGGCACGCCAGGATCCGAAGTGACTCTTTCGTCTCTTATCACCGGCGGCAAAAAACCCTACAAATTCACACTTATCTTCCATAACCCGTTAATGGAAACGATCAGCGACCGGGATTCTCCTGATGGTGTCATACTCCAAAAGGTTGCTATTCCAGCCAGTGTTGAAAACAATATCGGGTTCAGCGTTTTCACTAAAGATGATGCCAAGAACGCAATTATCCATGAACAGAAGGGTGACCAGGGGATTCTTATAGAATCCGGGGGATAGTAAAAGGGTTTTTTCAAATGAACCCAGCCTGAATGGACCTTTTACTTCGCCGGCAGGGTTTTTGCGAAGTCCAGGGCCCGCTGAACCCAGGCCCTAAGTGCATCGTCTGATTTATAACCCGACGGGCTGACGTACACCATGCTCTTAAGCACCTTGCCGGTAAAGTCCATTTCGCGGGTGTTGGGTTCCGTCAACGCTTTTGCCGCCCGTTCTTCCCCGAGACGAAGAACGAGGTCCTTCTTGTTGACTCCGCAGACCATGTTGCCGTTCAGCATAAAAGCGATTCCGCCGAACATGTTTCGCTCGGAAATTCCTTTGCGCCGCTTCAACACCTGGCGGACACGCCCCGCAACTATTTCATCGTATGCCACCTTCAATCTGTTTTGCATTCGTGGCCGGATTCAAAACACAGGCCATCCGGTTTTCCCCCTTCGCACACCGCTTTGAGCAACGGGAAAGCGTGTTCCGTCCAACCTTCTCCGAATCCATCGGCGGCGGGTTTCAGCCGGATATTATAATGCCTGAGAGTCAGGTGCGTGGAAGCGCCTTGCGATTGCAGTTTGATCTCGACCGTCGACTCGCCCGGTTCCAGGCCGATGATTCCCCCCCAGGTGAAGACGACTTTTTCATTAGGCACCACCTCAACATATTTGCCATGGCATTGATCGCCTACCCGTTTGCCCACATGAAAAATTCCACCGGGTTTGGCATCGGCTTCCACGATTTCGCCGAACCACTCTTTCATCTTGGATTCATCTGTCAGATAAGAAAAAACGGTTTCCGGACTCGCATCGATGATCACCTTACGGGTCAATTCATACGTCTCAGTCATGATTTTCTCCTGCGTTTAGTCGTTTCGTTTTTTTCAGCGGCGGCTTTCAGTTTCATCAGGCGCGGATCCCAGAAATCTTCCAGGAGAGCCTTCAAGGATGCAAACCCCTCGGGACGCAGGCTGTAGAGCCGGCGGGTTCCTTGCCGCCGCTCGCTCAAGAGTCCGGCTTTTTTGAGAACGCCAAGATGCTGAGAGACCGCAGGACGGGTGATACCTTTAAAACGCCCGGCGATCTCTCCAGCCGACATTTCGGACCTGCGGACCATCTGCAGAATTGCAAACCGGGTGGGTTCCGCCATCGCTTGTATGGTTTCAAACATGACTTAATGTTAGAATAAACTTACGTAAGTGTCAACTAAAATATTTAACTTTTTTGGGGTGCGCGATTTCTCCCTCATCACCTACTTCCTCTGCAGCACAGGATACCCCAAAGTATAAATCCATTTATCGTCCTCTTGCGCATCGGGGCGGGCCAGCTGTTTCGCGGGAAGATGGCATCCAAGGCAATCAGCCTGATAATCCGTGGAGACGGTCTTCACCGCATCGTCGGCATTGAAAAGGGACCAGCCCCAGCCATCGCCCCACAGTTTCGACTCCTTGTAGCGGCCTTGGGTGTCCCGGACCAATACGAACCATCCCTTGATGGTCGTGGCATGGCTCACCGCCTCGCCTGTGGTCATGGGCATGGTATCTGCGTGAAGCAGTTCCTTGACCAGCACCGCGCCGTCCGGGTAGCGGCCATGTTCCAGATAATAATCGATCGTTTCGGGCTGCGTGTAGACGACATGATACTCCTTAGAGCCGGGCTCTCCTTCTGTCCTGGCATGCGCCCACGTTCCAAGCGTGGCCCACCGGGTGTAGTTATCAGGCACCCGGATCGCTCCGGTTTTAAAATCCACATTGGCGGCCACGGCTTTTTTCTCCCCCTTACCACCTGCACCGACCATGGACGCCCCCCAAACGCCGACTGCCATCAAAATCAGAATGGATACAACTGCAATTTTATACTTCATAACAATTTCCTTTATGTTAAAAAAATCCCGGCAGGCCTACCGCCGGGAAGCTATTAGACTTTCGATTCCAGCCGGAAATCGCATCACTCGTGAGAACTTGGCAATTGGTCGCGAAAAAAAGCTTTATCTTACAAACGATCTTTTTCAACCCGGTTGCTTGTTGAGTCTCGAATGGCAATAAAAATAGATGGGGGGATCGGAAAGGGGAAAGGCCGTGCAAACAGGAAAGCGGAAGGAAATAAGGGGTGGACGTTCAGGGAAACCACTCCCCTGCTTAATTGCCAGGGGAGTGGAGAATTCCTGCTATCGCCCTTCGCGGATCTCGATGTGGAAAAATTCCACTTCGTCGCGTTTCGTGGAAGCGATTTTATAAGTGCCGATGCTTTTGGGCGGCAGCTGCACCCTCTGCCAGGCGCTCATGCCTTCCACCGGCGACTTGTTGCGGTCGAAAAACTGCGTCCGCCCTTCGATCTGCAGGGGAAAGTTGGTGTGGTTGCGCAGAATGGTCAAAACCTCCATCGTGCCGGTGGGGGTGCGGCTGGAATCCGTCTTTTCCACCGTCACCTTGTAGCGGGCCACGGTGCCTTGCTGGGCCGCCGCTTCCGCCGTGGTCGGCGCCGCAATCCGCACGCCATCACAATAGGTAGCGCCCACCATCTCGTAATAAAGAGAGGTGTCAATGATCGTAACGGAATTCATTGCGATGCCGGGCGCCAGCGGTTTTTCCTGCAGAATGTTCACACAGGGATCGGTCGTGGCGCATCCAACAAAAAACAATCCCGCAAAAATTGTCATGAAACCGGTTTTCATCATGCCCTTCATAGATTGAACCTCCTGAAATAGTGCAAAGCCGAAATCAATTTCCTGCAGCCGACCGCGACCGGACCCAGGCGAACCCGAATCGATCATTCACAAAGTTGATGGTTCCTTCTTTTTCCAGACTCTCTACTTTCCTGCCATTCGGTTTAAAAAACGACACCTTCAACGGCTGATTTTTTTCTTTAGAATTCAAAGTGAACACGTGAACCCTGTCGGGGAGATTGTCCCAGACCCGGATATCGGCCTGAGTCTGAGTGCGTTGGGCGACCGCCTGTTGGCCGAGACCCACAATACCGATGATCCCCGCAACAATAGCCACAGCCCCCGCATCGTCCCCGAACCGCGGCGCCATTACCAGGGTTCCCAAGGATAATTGCGTCAGCGTCTGTCCCATGGCCTGATTGGTTTCCTGAAAGCGCACCTTGCCCGCCAGAATATGATCCACCTGCCGTCCGCCGCGGGTATTGGCCTGCCAGAAAATATTTTCCATGGGAAAACCTGGGAACGCCGACCCTCCCAACTCAAACCGAACGCTTTCTTCACTAAAACCCGTTCCCTGCGTGAAGCGAAGCGCGGATTGGCCTTGCCCTACCCCAATTTTCCGTGGCGCCGTCCCCGTTTCCGCGATCAAAAGAACGTTGTGGTTGCGATCGGGAGCTACAAAATCGGGGCGGTATGTTTTGACCTCCTGAAAGGCTTCCTCAGCCATATCCCAATCGCCGAGCATCATCGACGCCCACCCTTCCAGAAAAATCAACAAAGCAAAGTCGGCCTGATAAATTTCCTGTTCCGCCATGGCATCCTGCAACAAGCCTCCCTTGAACGAGGCGCGGGCGTTTTCAAAATCCCCTTTGCGAAAATATAAAAGGCCCCGGTAGTAATAGGCCATGGCGCGCTCATAAGGCTCTCCCTTAAAATCTTTTCTTCCTTCGGCATACCAGAGACTGCGGGCCTTGGCGGCATTTTCATCGTTGGTGTAAACCGACTCGATGTTGAGAAGCGCGATGTCGAAGGATTCTTCCGCCAGATGGAACTCGCCCAACTGCATCGCCGCCAGCCCCGCCCGCATATGATTGAGCACCAGGTTCCTGCGTCCTTCCCTGAGCACCCGCATGTAGTGGTAATGCAGCAGGGAAGGCTTGTCCTGAAGATAAGCGGTCATCTGGCTGTCGGGCACGTTGACCCACTCATATTGCGTGGTCGGGGCGCAGGCAGACAGCCAAAGCACGAGAACCAGCCTAACGGATAAAGATCGAAGCAAGGGCCGCTCCTTATCTGTAAATAATGTCGTCACGCGCCGTTTTCTTGAAATCATAAATCCCGCTCCAGACGATTTCCCCGGTCTCCAGATCGACCATCTCATAGATGATCTGGTGCGTCCGGCTGGCCAGTCCAGAAACGGTGTTGACTGCGTCCAGCGTTGTGATCCGGCCTCCCAGTCGAAAATCCCCGCCATAGGTGGATTTGGTTTTCTCCAAGGTTCCCGCATCCACGACGGTCGCACCCTCAGCGCCCTGTTTGGTTCTTTTCAGCTCGCGCTCTTTTTCCACCATGTCCGAATAATGCCGGCCAACAAATACCATGCGCCCCTGGGATGCACGGTTCAAATTGACGCGCAAACGGTCGGTGATGATATTTTTGTTGATGCGCGTGGAACTCTCGTTTCTGAAATACTCCGAATCGATGATGATTCTCGGTGAAATTTTACGATTCGCCAGAACAGGCGTGGCTAACATATCGCCGACCATCGCGTCGGTCATGCTGGCGAGGTCCTGGGACTCCAGACCGATACCCGCCACCTGGCCGGGAGAATTCACGTCTTCGTAGACCGTCGGCCTGCCCGGTGAACTATCCACACCCGTGGATTGAACATAAGGAGGCGGCGTTGCGCAACCTGCCCAAAGTAAGGCAAACAGGGCTAAAAAAAATAGTTTTACGGTTATGTTCATAATCATCCCCTTTAGAAACTGGCTCCTAATCGTTCAATTTTTAATCGAAAACCCAATACCCTA from Nitrospinaceae bacterium includes these protein-coding regions:
- a CDS encoding alcohol dehydrogenase, with the protein product MPKIAQLTAPRTIAIKERKPLTANDHEVVIGVETAGVCGTDLALFSGDYPVPLPLVCGHEFVGIVKSIGDGGDKRWLGRRVTAEINNTCVTYNRSSLCRACEMGMPGHCQKRTVTGIIAHDGAFAEEVAVAAGTLHEIPENLDPVLAALTEPLAAALQTFEMTPVTGKETVVVCGPGRLGILIIFVAALKGCRVIAVSRSQAKRQRALQFGASQACSPEEAESVIKALTDGLGADIAVDATGHPDGITQALSLVRPRGIVSVKTTCGLPARGLDMTKLVVDEIRLQGSRCGPFGPALKILSKHQDQLKTLITSIRPLEQAQKALETAASENKVMLKMSL
- a CDS encoding transcriptional regulator, which translates into the protein MTETYELTRKVIIDASPETVFSYLTDESKMKEWFGEIVEADAKPGGIFHVGKRVGDQCHGKYVEVVPNEKVVFTWGGIIGLEPGESTVEIKLQSQGASTHLTLRHYNIRLKPAADGFGEGWTEHAFPLLKAVCEGGKPDGLCFESGHECKTD
- a CDS encoding transcriptional regulator, encoding MFETIQAMAEPTRFAILQMVRRSEMSAGEIAGRFKGITRPAVSQHLGVLKKAGLLSERRQGTRRLYSLRPEGFASLKALLEDFWDPRLMKLKAAAEKNETTKRRRKS